In a single window of the Halictus rubicundus isolate RS-2024b unplaced genomic scaffold, iyHalRubi1_principal scaffold0025, whole genome shotgun sequence genome:
- the LOC143363152 gene encoding uncharacterized protein LOC143363152 — protein MELNIRNRERRLYDNCSISLDNASGFMHVSKQQASFYQEDKQFLSRSYTSKEDFIREYKKLYCIKAKAEELYLLVLTELEEAISDENVIKNKRKIGKSVRDDPSKLKDKYDQNLITITNQEEMFAALEEGNLEDLKSYLRKGADINARSINSSTTLHFAVHGPGLVVIKFIIDQKLGVNIKDVHGQSPLHIAAAHGRKNIVEFFIGETGVYVDDLDNSGKTSLHIAAENGHKDAVEILLKNNANTNTKDIAGYSPLHYAIKNNHIDVAKIMLEKEANVDINETMGGFTSLHIAAESGYLGLVNFLLKNGANVNARNDKEGMPLHTAALNGHLEVVNALILKGADVNSRVIDGCTPLHYAIENGHEKIANILLKHAANVNVVDKTYNNTPLHYAAKDGHEKIVKSLLTNKANANIATVEGITPLHFAVPSGYLKIVVALLEHGVNIRAKDKNDATPLHYAAESGHKAVAELLIKNGVEINDKANNNLTPLHVAVRKGHKDIIELLIRNKAEVRAQDIKGSTPLHAAAMNGSKDIIDLLIKNKAEVDARSNDGMTPLHVAALSGHKDAIAFLIKNKAEVDARSNDGMTPLHVAALSGHKDAIAFLIKNKAEVDARSNDGMTPLHVAALSGHKDAIAFLIKSKAEVNTSANYGITPLHAAIVGGHKDIVNLLIKNEAKVNVEDVAGSTPLHVAVEGGHKEIVGILVANRANVNVKSNNLTALLSAIKHNHKEIVELAVAVLYGYRDIIEILLKNKARINMKGPEDATPLHLAAKRGHKEIVNALIARGANVDAITIDSTTPLYLAAQEGHEEVAEILIASRANVNVVNFEGTPLHIAAGQGHVNVVEVVLSNGAKVTVKDNKSRTPLELAVAHGHLQVVKILLQYKKVDMNAKGNDDWTILHIASQESNLEMVKCLVDEGANINVKNASGSKPIHIAAREGYKDTVKFFLSKGLSVNELGTANQTVLHYAAMIGQLEVVKYLIAQGADVNAKDTNGLTPMHIAAKFGYKDKTYRND, from the exons atGGAGCTGAACATAAGAAATCGTGAACGCCGGCTTTATGATAATTGTTCCATATCTTTAGATAACGCT aGTGGGTTTATGCATGTATCTAAACAACAAGCCAGTTTTTATCAAGAAGATAAACAGTTTCTATCACGTTCTTACACATCAAAAGAGGATTTTATTAGAGAATATAAAAAGCTCTACTGCATAAAGGCAAAAGCTGAAGAACTTTATCTCCTGGTTTTAACTGAACTCGAAGAGGCGATATCAGATG aaaatgtaataaaaaataagagaaaaattGGCAAGTCGGTAAGAGATGATCCTTCCAAGTTGAAAGATAAATACGATCAAAACCTTATCACTATTACTAATcaggaagaaatgtttgctgCGTTGGAAGAAGGAAATCTTGAAGACTTAAAGAGTTATCTCAGAAAAGGAGCAGATATCAATGCTAGAAGTATTAACTCATCGACCACATTACATTTTGCTGTTCATGGACCTGGTCTCGTGGTTATAAAATTTATCATTGATCAAAAGTTAGGTGTCAATATTAAAGATGTACATGGTCAAAGTCCACTTCATATTGCTGCTGCACATGGAAGGAAAAATATTGTGGAATTTTTTATAGGAGAAACAGGTGTATATGTTGATGATCTAGATAATAGTGGAAAAACATCACTACATATTGCAGCTGAAAACGGTCACAAAGATGCTGTTGAAATTCtactaaaaaataatgctaATACTAATACCAAAGATATAGCTGGTTATTCACCTTTACACTATGCAATAAAAAACAATCACATTGATGTTGCTAAGATTATGCTGGAAAAAGAAGCGAATGTTGACATCAACGAGACTATGGGTGGCTTTACGTCACTACATATAGCTGCAGAAAGTGGTTATCTAGGGCTAGTGaattttttactgaaaaatgGGGCAAATGTTAATGCAAGAAACGATAAGGAGGGAATGCCATTACATACAGCAGCACTAAATGGCCACCTAGAAGTAGTGAATGCTTTAATTCTCAAAGGAGCCGATGTTAACTCCAGAGTTATAGATGGTTGTACACCATTACACTATGCAATAGAAAACGGTCATGAAAAGATAGCTAATATTTTATTGAAGCATGCAGCTAATGTTAATGTTGTTGACAAAACCTATAATAACACACCTTTGCACTACGCAGCAAAAGATGGACATGAGAAAATTGTTAAGTCTTTACTGACAAATAAGGCAAATGCTAATATTGCCACTGTGGAAGGTATAACCCCACTACATTTTGCAGTGCCGAGTGGCTACTTAAAAATAGTTGTTGCTCTTCTTGAGCATGGTGTTAACATTCGCGCTAAAGATAAAAATGATGCTACACCATTACACTATGCAGCAGAGAGTGGTCATAAGGCAGTTGCTGAgcttttaataaaaaatggagTAGAAATCAATGATAAAGCCAATAATAATCTAACACCATTACATGTAGCTGTTCGGAAAGGTCACAAAGATATTATTGAACTCCTAATAAGAAATAAAGCTGAAGTTAGAGCTCAAGACATTAAGGGTAGTACACCACTACATGCAGCTGCAATGAATGGTAGCAAAGATATTATTGATcttctaataaaaaataaagctgAAGTTGATGCTAGATCTAATGATGGCATGACGCCATTGCATGTAGCTGCTCTAAGTGGACATAAAGACGCTATTgcttttctaataaaaaataaagctgAAGTTGATGCTAGATCTAATGATGGCATGACGCCATTGCATGTAGCTGCTCTAAGTGGACATAAAGACGCTATTgcttttctaataaaaaataaagctgAAGTTGATGCTAGATCTAATGATGGCATGACGCCATTGCATGTAGCTGCTCTAAGTGGACATAAAGACGCTATTGCTTTTCTAATTAAAAGTAAAGCTGAAGTCAATACTAGTGCTAATTATGGTATTACACCTTTACATGCGGCTATTGTAGGGGGTCACAAAGATATTGTGAAccttttaataaaaaatgaagccaaAGTTAATGTGGAAGATGTTGCAGGTAGTACACCATTACATGTAGCTGTGGAAGGAGGTCATAAGGAAATCGTTGGGATTCTTGTAGCAAATAGAGCCAATGTTAATGTTAAGAGTAACAACCTAACAGCATTGCTATCTGCTATTAAGCATAACCACAAGGAGATCGTTGAA TTAGCAGTAGCAGTGCTCTATGGTTATagggatattatagagatttTGCTAAAAAACAAGGCCCGTATTAATATGAAAGGTCCTGAAGATGCTACACCATTACATTTGGCTGCTAAAAGAGGCCACAAGGAGATAGTAAATGCTCTGATAGCAAGGGGAGCCAATGTTGATGCTATAACTATTGATAGTACAACACCATTATATCTTGCGGCGCAAGAAGGCCATGAAGAAGTTGCTGAAATTTTGATAGCAAGCAGGGCTAACGTTAACGTTGTAAATTTTGAAGGTACTCCACTACATATAGCTGCAGGACAGGGCCATGTTAATGTTGTTGAAGTCGTATTAAGTAATGGAGCAAAAGTTACTGTTAAGGACAATAAGAGCAGAACACCTTTAGAATTAGCAGTTGCACATGGTCATTTACAAGTGGTGAAAATTTTACTGCAATATAAAAAAGTAGATATGAACGCTAAAGGCAACGATGATTGGACGATACTACACATTGCTTCACAAGAAAGTAATTTAGAAATGGTAAAATGTCTAGTAGATGAAGGGGCTAATATTAATGTTAAAAATGCCTCTGGATCAAAGCCTATACATATTGCAGCCAGAGAAGGGTACAAAGACACTGTAAAGTTTTTCCTTAGCAAGGGGTTAAGTGTTAATGAGCTTGGTACAGCTAACCAAACAGTACTGCACTATGCTGCAATGATAGGTCAGCTAGAAGTTGTAAAATACTTGATAGCACAAGGTGCTGACGTTAATGCTAAAGATACTAATGGCTTAACCCCTATGCATATTGCTGCTAAATTTGGTTATAAAGAC AAGACCTATAGAAATGACTAA